One region of Bactrocera neohumeralis isolate Rockhampton chromosome 5, APGP_CSIRO_Bneo_wtdbg2-racon-allhic-juicebox.fasta_v2, whole genome shotgun sequence genomic DNA includes:
- the LOC126758263 gene encoding uncharacterized protein LOC126758263 isoform X15, translated as MGRAITWLVVAFIIAILAPSVVGQANSTAQNAGNNQTSILQSVSQTKLLENLLGILGDVVNNLGGAQTTTNNTNSEQASTDYDYYDDVEKPLLSGCLKLLRAATIDPNTSEPGVLGNIIRTLRNLLGSLLGDQTGDTTQSSGLLDLDVVADLVGDGETSSNSTNTDHLVSVCLNLILGDILGVLGDVIKGFNGTLPCPPESAQTQATLTTLLTTPIDPSAISTLISTLQTTTAALTEATTTLSPATTMQTSSLSPISTTSQSTIETITMPSTLTPTTESSTTPTSSESTSEISTSPTTESSTTPTTESSTSPSTLTPTTETSTTPTSSESTSEDPTSPTTETSTTPTTESSTSPSTLTPTTETSTTPTSSESTSEISTSPTTETSTTPTTESSTSPSTLTPTTESSTSPSTLTPTTDTSTTPTSSESTSEVSTSPTTESSTTPTTESSTSPSTLTPTTESSTTSTSSESTSEISTSPTTETSTTPTTESSTSPSTLTPTTESSTTPTSSESTSEISTSPTTETSTTPTTESSTSPSTLTPTTESSTTPTSSESTSEISTSPTTETSTTPTTESSTSPSTLTPTTESSTTPTSSESTSEISTSPTTETSTIPTTESSTSPSTLTPTTESSTTPTSSQSTSEDPTSPTTETSTTPTTESSTSPSTLTPTTESSTTPTSSQPTSEDPTSPTTETSTTPTTESSTSPSTLTPTTETSTTPTSSQSTSEDPTSPTTETSTTPTTESSTSPSTLTPTTETSTTPTSSQSTSEDPTSPTTETSTTPTTESSTSPSTITPTTESSTTPTSSQSTSEDPTSPTTETSTTPTTESSTSPSTLTPTTESSTTPTSSESTSEISTSPTTETSTTPTTESSTSPSTLTPTTESSTTPTSSESTSEISTSPTTETSTTPTTESSTSPSTLTPTTESSTTPTSSESTSEISTSPTTETSTTPTTESSTSPSTLTPTTESSTTSTSSESTSEISTSPTTESSTTPTTESSTSPSTLTPTTETSTTPTSSQSTSEDPTSPTTETSTTPTTESSTSPSTLTPTTETSTTPTSSQSTSEDPTSPTTETSTTPTTESSTSPTTESSTTPTAESSTSPSTITSSTDSSTTPSTITPTTNSPTTQTAALPASDFTPSLSTSTTSTSSESTSEISTSPTTETSTTPTTESSTSPSTLTPTTETSTTPTSSQSTSEDPTSPTTETSTNPTTESSTSPSTLTPTTETSTTPTSSQSTSEDPTSPTTETSTTPTTESSTSPSTLTPTTESSTTPTSSESTSEISTSPTTETSTTPTTESSTSPSTLTPTTETSTTPTSSQSTSEDPTSPTTETSTTPTTESSTSPSTLTPTTETSTTPTSSQSTSEDPTSPTTETSTTPTTESSTSPSTLTPTTESSTTPTSSESTSEISTSPTTETSTTQPPNLPHHHQH; from the exons GCAAGCATCAACTGATTACGATTATTATGATGACGTCGAGAAACCGCTACTAAGCGGATGCTTAAAACTTCTTAGAGCAGCCACCATAGATCCAAATACTAGCGAGCCTGGTGTACTAGGTAATATTATACGCACCTTACGGAATTTACTGGGTAGTCTTCTTGGCGATCAAACTG GGGACACCACCCAAAGTTCAGGTTTATTGGATCTGGATGTTGTAGCCGATCTGGTTGGTGACG GGGAAACCAGTTCAAACTCCACAAACACTGATCATCTCGTAAGTGTCTGCCTGAATCTTATACTAGGCGATATACTCGGCGTCCTAGGAGACGTAATAAAAGgat tTAATGGCACCTTGCCATGCCCACCGGAGTCTGCACAAACGCAAGCGACATTGACAACATTATTAACGACACCAATAGACCCAAGCGCTATTTCAACGTTAATATCGACtttgcaaacaacaacagctgcttTGACTGAAGCTACGACCACCTTATCACCAGCAACCACAATGCAAACCTCATCACTTTCACCAATATCTACCACTTCACAATCAACAATCGAAACGATAACAATGCCATCAACACTAACTCCAACAACTGAATCTTCCACCACACCAACCAGTTCAGAATCAACAAGTGAAATTTCCACATCACCAACAACAGAAAGTTCTACCACCCCAACCACTGAATCTTCCACATCACCAtcaacactaacaccaacaactGAAACATCCACCACACCAACTAGTTCAGAATCAACAAGTGAAGATCCCACATCACCAACAACAGAAACCTCAACCACTCCAACCACTGAATCTTCCACATCACCAtcaacactaacaccaacaactGAAACATCCACCACACCAACCAGTTCAGAATCAACAAGTGAAATTTCCACATCACCAACAACAGAAACCTCTACCACCCCAACCACTGAATCTTCCACATCACCAtcaacactaacaccaacaactGAATCTTCCACATCACCATCAACACTGACACCAACAACTGATACATCCACCACACCAACTAGTTCAGAATCAACAAGTGAAGTTTcaacatcaccaacaacagAAAGTTCTACCACCCCAACCACTGAATCTTCCACATCACCAtcaacactaacaccaacaactGAATCTTCCACCACATCAACCAGTTCAGAATCAACAAGTGAAATTTCCACATCACCAACAACAGAAACCTCAACCACTCCAACCACTGAATCTTCCACATCACCAtcaacactaacaccaacaactGAATCTTCCACCACACCAACCAGTTCAGAATCAACAAGTGAAATTTCCACATCACCAACAACAGAAACTTCTACCACTCCAACCACTGAATCTTCCACATCACCAtcaacactaacaccaacaactGAATCTTCCACCACACCAACCAGTTCAGAATCAACAAGCGAAATTTCCACATCACCAACAACAGAAACCTCTACCACTCCAACCACTGAATCTTCCACATCACCAtcaacactaacaccaacaactGAATCTTCCACCACACCAACCAGTTCAGAATCAACAAGTGAAATTTCCACATCACCAACAACAGAAAC TTCTACCA TCCCAACCACTGAATCTTCCACATCACCAtcaacactaacaccaacaactGAATCTTCCACCACACCAACCAGTTCACAGTCAACTAGCGAAGATCCCACATCACCAACAACAGAAACCTCTACCACTCCAACCACTGAATCTTCCACATCACCAtcaacactaacaccaacaactGAATCTTCCACCACACCAACCAGTTCACAACCAACAAGCGAAGATCCCACATCACCAACAACCGAAAC CTCTACCACTCCAACCACTGAATCTTCCACATCACCAtcaacactaacaccaacaactGAAACATCCACCACACCAACTAGTTCACAGTCAACTAGCGAAGATCCCACATCACCAACAACAGAAACCTCTACCACTCCAACCACTGAATCTTCCACATCACCAtcaacactaacaccaacaactGAAACATCCACCACACCAACTAGTTCACAGTCAACTAGCGAAGATCCCACATCACCAACAACAGAAACCTCTACCACTCCAACCACTGAATCTTCCACATCACCATCAACAATAACCCCAACAACTGAATCTTCCACCACACCAACTAGTTCACAGTCAACTAGCGAAGATCCCACATCACCAACAACCGAAAC CTCAACCACTCCAACCACTGAATCTTCCACATCACCAtcaacactaacaccaacaactGAATCTTCCACCACACCAACCAGTTCAGAATCAACAAGTGAAATTTCCACATCACCAACAACAGAAACCTCTACCACTCCAACCACTGAATCTTCCACATCACCAtcaacactaacaccaacaactGAATCTTCCACCACACCAACCAGTTCAGAATCAACAAGTGAAATTTCCACATCACCAACAACAGAAACTTCTACCACTCCAACCACTGAATCTTCCACATCACCAtcaacactaacaccaacaactGAATCTTCCACCACACCAACCAGTTCAGAATCAACAAGTGAAATTTCCACATCACCAACAACAGAAAC CTCAACCACTCCAACCACTGAATCTTCCACATCACCAtcaacactaacaccaacaactGAATCGTCCACCACATCAACCAGTTCAGAATCAACAAGTGAAATTTCCACATCACCAACAACAGAAAGTTCTACCACCCCAACCACTGAATCTTCCACATCACCAtcaacactaacaccaacaactGAAACATCCACCACACCAACTAGTTCACAGTCAACTAGCGAAGATCCCACATCACCAACAACAGAAACCTCTACCACTCCAACCACTGAATCTTCCACATCACCAtcaacactaacaccaacaactGAAACATCCACCACACCAACTAGTTCACAGTCAACTAGCGAAGATCCCACATCACCAACAACAGAAACCTCTACCACTCCAACCACTGAATCTTCCACATCGCCAACAACAGAAAGTTCTACTACACCAACCGCTGAATCTTCCACATCACCATCAACCATAACATCAAGCACTGACTCTTCGACTACACCTTcaacaataacaccaacaacaaactcACCTACTACGCAAACTGCTGCACTACCAGCATCAGATTTTACACCATCTTTATCGACTTCCACCACATCAACCAGTTCAGAATCAACGAGTGAAATTTCCACATCACCAACAACAGAAACCTCAACCACTCCAACCACTGAATCTTCCACATCACCATCAACACTAACACCAACCACTGAAACGTCCACCACACCAACTAGTTCACAGTCAACTAGCGAAGATCCCACATCACCAACAACCGAAACCTCTACCA ATCCAACCACTGAATCTTCCACATCACCAtcaacactaacaccaacaactGAAACATCCACCACACCAACTAGTTCACAGTCAACTAGCGAAGATCCCACATCACCAACAACAGAAACCTCTACCACTCCAACCACTGAATCTTCCACATCACCAtcaacactaacaccaacaactGAATCTTCCACCACACCAACCAGTTCAGAATCAACAAGTGAAATTTCCACATCACCAACAACAGAAACCTCTACCACTCCAACCACTGAATCTTCCACATCACCAtcaacactaacaccaacaactGAAACATCCACCACACCAACTAGTTCACAGTCAACTAGCGAAGATCCCACATCACCAACAACAGAAACCTCTACCACTCCAACCACTGAATCTTCCACATCACCAtcaacactaacaccaacaactGAAACATCCACCACACCAACTAGTTCACAGTCAACTAGCGAAGATCCCACATCACCAACAACAGAAAC CTCTACCACTCCAACCACTGAATCTTCCACATCACCAtcaacactaacaccaacaactGAATCTTCCACCACACCAACCAGTTCAGAATCAACAAGTGAAATTTCCACATCACCAACAACAGAAACTTCTACCACCCAACCACCGAATCTTCCACATCACCAtcaacactaa
- the LOC126758263 gene encoding uncharacterized protein LOC126758263 isoform X43, producing MGRAITWLVVAFIIAILAPSVVGQANSTAQNAGNNQTSILQSVSQTKLLENLLGILGDVVNNLGGAQTTTNNTNSEQASTDYDYYDDVEKPLLSGCLKLLRAATIDPNTSEPGVLGNIIRTLRNLLGSLLGDQTGDTTQSSGLLDLDVVADLVGDGETSSNSTNTDHLVSVCLNLILGDILGVLGDVIKGFNGTLPCPPESAQTQATLTTLLTTPIDPSAISTLISTLQTTTAALTEATTTLSPATTMQTSSLSPISTTSQSTIETITMPSTLTPTTESSTTPTSSESTSEISTSPTTESSTTPTTESSTSPSTLTPTTETSTTPTSSESTSEDPTSPTTETSTTPTTESSTSPSTLTPTTETSTTPTSSESTSEISTSPTTETSTTPTTESSTSPSTLTPTTESSTSPSTLTPTTDTSTTPTSSESTSEVSTSPTTESSTTPTTESSTSPSTLTPTTESSTTSTSSESTSEISTSPTTETSTTPTTESSTSPSTLTPTTESSTTPTSSESTSEISTSPTTETSTTPTTESSTSPSTLTPTTESSTTPTSSESTSEISTSPTTETSTTPTTESSTSPSTLTPTTESSTTPTSSESTSEISTSPTTETSTIPTTESSTSPSTLTPTTESSTTPTSSQSTSEDPTSPTTETSTTPTTESSTSPSTLTPTTESSTTPTSSQPTSEDPTSPTTETSTTPTTESSTSPSTLTPTTETSTTPTSSQSTSEDPTSPTTETSTTPTTESSTSPSTLTPTTETSTTPTSSQSTSEDPTSPTTETSTTPTTESSTSPSTITPTTESSTTPTSSQSTSEDPTSPTTETSTTPTTESSTSPSTLTPTTESSTTPTSSESTSEISTSPTTETSTTPTTESSTSPSTLTPTTESSTTPTSSESTSEISTSPTTETSTTPTTESSTSPSTLTPTTESSTTPTSSESTSEISTSPTTETSTTPTTESSTSPSTLTPTTETSTTPTSSQSTSEDPTSPTTETSTTPTTESSTSPSTLTPTTETSTTPTSSQSTSEDPTSPTTETSTNPTTESSTSPSTLTPTTETSTTPTSSQSTSEDPTSPTTETSTTPTTESSTSPSTLTPTTESSTTPTSSESTSEISTSPTTETSTTPTTESSTSPSTLTPTTETSTTPTSSQSTSEDPTSPTTETSTTPTTESSTSPSTLTPTTETSTTPTSSQSTSEDPTSPTTETSTTPTTESSTSPSTLTPTTESSTTPTSSESTSEISTSPTTETSTTQPPNLPHHHQH from the exons GCAAGCATCAACTGATTACGATTATTATGATGACGTCGAGAAACCGCTACTAAGCGGATGCTTAAAACTTCTTAGAGCAGCCACCATAGATCCAAATACTAGCGAGCCTGGTGTACTAGGTAATATTATACGCACCTTACGGAATTTACTGGGTAGTCTTCTTGGCGATCAAACTG GGGACACCACCCAAAGTTCAGGTTTATTGGATCTGGATGTTGTAGCCGATCTGGTTGGTGACG GGGAAACCAGTTCAAACTCCACAAACACTGATCATCTCGTAAGTGTCTGCCTGAATCTTATACTAGGCGATATACTCGGCGTCCTAGGAGACGTAATAAAAGgat tTAATGGCACCTTGCCATGCCCACCGGAGTCTGCACAAACGCAAGCGACATTGACAACATTATTAACGACACCAATAGACCCAAGCGCTATTTCAACGTTAATATCGACtttgcaaacaacaacagctgcttTGACTGAAGCTACGACCACCTTATCACCAGCAACCACAATGCAAACCTCATCACTTTCACCAATATCTACCACTTCACAATCAACAATCGAAACGATAACAATGCCATCAACACTAACTCCAACAACTGAATCTTCCACCACACCAACCAGTTCAGAATCAACAAGTGAAATTTCCACATCACCAACAACAGAAAGTTCTACCACCCCAACCACTGAATCTTCCACATCACCAtcaacactaacaccaacaactGAAACATCCACCACACCAACTAGTTCAGAATCAACAAGTGAAGATCCCACATCACCAACAACAGAAACCTCAACCACTCCAACCACTGAATCTTCCACATCACCAtcaacactaacaccaacaactGAAACATCCACCACACCAACCAGTTCAGAATCAACAAGTGAAATTTCCACATCACCAACAACAGAAACCTCTACCACCCCAACCACTGAATCTTCCACATCACCAtcaacactaacaccaacaactGAATCTTCCACATCACCATCAACACTGACACCAACAACTGATACATCCACCACACCAACTAGTTCAGAATCAACAAGTGAAGTTTcaacatcaccaacaacagAAAGTTCTACCACCCCAACCACTGAATCTTCCACATCACCAtcaacactaacaccaacaactGAATCTTCCACCACATCAACCAGTTCAGAATCAACAAGTGAAATTTCCACATCACCAACAACAGAAACCTCAACCACTCCAACCACTGAATCTTCCACATCACCAtcaacactaacaccaacaactGAATCTTCCACCACACCAACCAGTTCAGAATCAACAAGTGAAATTTCCACATCACCAACAACAGAAACTTCTACCACTCCAACCACTGAATCTTCCACATCACCAtcaacactaacaccaacaactGAATCTTCCACCACACCAACCAGTTCAGAATCAACAAGCGAAATTTCCACATCACCAACAACAGAAACCTCTACCACTCCAACCACTGAATCTTCCACATCACCAtcaacactaacaccaacaactGAATCTTCCACCACACCAACCAGTTCAGAATCAACAAGTGAAATTTCCACATCACCAACAACAGAAAC TTCTACCA TCCCAACCACTGAATCTTCCACATCACCAtcaacactaacaccaacaactGAATCTTCCACCACACCAACCAGTTCACAGTCAACTAGCGAAGATCCCACATCACCAACAACAGAAACCTCTACCACTCCAACCACTGAATCTTCCACATCACCAtcaacactaacaccaacaactGAATCTTCCACCACACCAACCAGTTCACAACCAACAAGCGAAGATCCCACATCACCAACAACCGAAAC CTCTACCACTCCAACCACTGAATCTTCCACATCACCAtcaacactaacaccaacaactGAAACATCCACCACACCAACTAGTTCACAGTCAACTAGCGAAGATCCCACATCACCAACAACAGAAACCTCTACCACTCCAACCACTGAATCTTCCACATCACCAtcaacactaacaccaacaactGAAACATCCACCACACCAACTAGTTCACAGTCAACTAGCGAAGATCCCACATCACCAACAACAGAAACCTCTACCACTCCAACCACTGAATCTTCCACATCACCATCAACAATAACCCCAACAACTGAATCTTCCACCACACCAACTAGTTCACAGTCAACTAGCGAAGATCCCACATCACCAACAACCGAAAC CTCAACCACTCCAACCACTGAATCTTCCACATCACCAtcaacactaacaccaacaactGAATCTTCCACCACACCAACCAGTTCAGAATCAACAAGTGAAATTTCCACATCACCAACAACAGAAACCTCTACCACTCCAACCACTGAATCTTCCACATCACCAtcaacactaacaccaacaactGAATCTTCCACCACACCAACCAGTTCAGAATCAACAAGTGAAATTTCCACATCACCAACAACAGAAACTTCTACCACTCCAACCACTGAATCTTCCACATCACCAtcaacactaacaccaacaactGAATCTTCCACCACACCAACCAGTTCAGAATCAACAAGTGAAATTTCCACATCACCAACAACAGAAACCTCTACCACTCCAACCACTGAATCTTCCACATCACCAtcaacactaacaccaacaactGAAACATCCACCACACCAACTAGTTCACAGTCAACTAGCGAAGATCCCACATCACCAACAACAGAAAC CTCAACCACTCCAACCACTGAATCTTCCACATCACCATCAACACTAACACCAACCACTGAAACGTCCACCACACCAACTAGTTCACAGTCAACTAGCGAAGATCCCACATCACCAACAACCGAAACCTCTACCA ATCCAACCACTGAATCTTCCACATCACCAtcaacactaacaccaacaactGAAACATCCACCACACCAACTAGTTCACAGTCAACTAGCGAAGATCCCACATCACCAACAACAGAAACCTCTACCACTCCAACCACTGAATCTTCCACATCACCAtcaacactaacaccaacaactGAATCTTCCACCACACCAACCAGTTCAGAATCAACAAGTGAAATTTCCACATCACCAACAACAGAAACCTCTACCACTCCAACCACTGAATCTTCCACATCACCAtcaacactaacaccaacaactGAAACATCCACCACACCAACTAGTTCACAGTCAACTAGCGAAGATCCCACATCACCAACAACAGAAACCTCTACCACTCCAACCACTGAATCTTCCACATCACCAtcaacactaacaccaacaactGAAACATCCACCACACCAACTAGTTCACAGTCAACTAGCGAAGATCCCACATCACCAACAACAGAAAC CTCTACCACTCCAACCACTGAATCTTCCACATCACCAtcaacactaacaccaacaactGAATCTTCCACCACACCAACCAGTTCAGAATCAACAAGTGAAATTTCCACATCACCAACAACAGAAACTTCTACCACCCAACCACCGAATCTTCCACATCACCAtcaacactaa